A window of Mucilaginibacter robiniae genomic DNA:
CTTTGCTTTCAAATTAAATTCATTACTAAAAAGGCCATTGCTGATGCCAGCAATGGCCTTTTTAGTATAAGTGCTAATTATTGTGCTTATAGTTTATCAATGCGAACCCAGCGCATACCAGCAGCCTTGGCGGCTTGTACACCAGCCTCTCCATCTTCAAATACCAGACACTTCTCAGGTGCAACGCCCAGCAGTTCGGCCGCTTTCAGGAAGGGGTCAGGGTAAGGTTTGCCGTTAGGGGTTTCGCCGGCGCAAACTACGATTTGTATGAAATGATCAATACCTAATACTTTCAAGGTTTTCTCTACAGCTTCGCGGCTACTGCCAGATACTACGGCTATTTTAACCCGGCCGAAGTGATATTTTAAATGATTTACCACATAATCGATAGGCTGAGTTTGCTCAATATACTGATCCATAAACAACTTATACTTGGCTGTTTTAAACTCTTCCGGATCAAAAGTTGACTCATAACGATGGTTAATCTGCTCCACTACTTTGGTTACCGGTAAACCGGCAAACTCATCTATGATTGAACCCTCAATAGCTATACCCTGCTCGGCCGCTACCCGGATGTAGGTATCTTTATGGGCGCCCATGTTATCGGCTAGGGTACCATCGCAATCGTACAAAAAAGCTTCAAAATCATCCTGGCTTAACTTAACCAAGGCTTCGTACTTATCGTTGTTGGTTGATGTACTCATAATGTTGTATAGTTACAAAAGTGGTAAAAATAAAACCCTGTATCTTCCAGTAATTGTAATAAAAAAGAAGCCCGGCCTGTTTATCAGTACCGGACTCTCTTTGTTTATTTAATCAATTTGGGTTATTCTACCTGGAAGCTGCCGGTAAATTTAGAACCGTCAGGGTAATAGCCTGAAATATTAACCATACCATTACGGGTGCTGGTAATAGCTTTATCAATATCGTTAGTGCTATTGATTGGGCTATGGTTCATGTTGGTAATAATTGAACCTACCGGAATATCAGCATTTTCAAAAAAGCCACCTTCACGAACCTGGGTAACTACCACACCTGAAGCAATATGGAACTTAGCTTTTTGAGCAGGGCTCAAGGGTTGGAAGCTACCACCCAGTTTGTTATACAACTCTTCGGCTGATTTAGAAACTGCTGCTGTACGATTAGCAACCGGCATATCGCCTTTTAAGGTTACAGAAACGTTACGTTCACTACCATTACGCAGTACAGTTAAGTTTACTTTATCGCCAGGTTGCAGACGGCCTACACGTTCTTGCAAGTCTGATGACTCGTAAATAGTGTTGCCTTCTACTTTGGTAATAATATCAGCTTTTTGTAAGCCTGCTTGTGCAGCACCACCACCAGCAACTACATCGTTTACATACAAGCCAACAGTGTTTTTAATGTTCAGCTGTTGTGCAACATCAGGGTTTAGTTCCTGGAAGCTTACACCAATGTAGCCACGTTTAACAGAACCAAATCTTTCTAAATCATTCAATACTTTTTTAGCCAGGTTAACCGGTACGGCAAAACCGTAACCTTCGTATGAACCAGTGTGTGAAGCAATCGCTGAGTTAATACCAATCAGCTCGCCTTTGGTGTTTACCAAGGCACCACCACTGTTACCTGGATTAATAGCGGCATCAGTTTGGATAAATGATTCGATAGCTTTTCTTGGTGCAGGTGCTTGTTGCTGATAACGGCTACGGCCAAACGGATTGCTGTTTTGATCGTCATCATCGTTATCGCTGCCGATAATACCTATGCTACGGCCTTTCGCACTTACTATACCTGCAGTAACGGTTGAAGTTAAGTTGAAAGGGTTACCTACAGCCAATACCCACTCGCCTACACGTACATCATCAGAGTTACCTAATTTTACGATAGGCAGGTTAGTGGCACTAATTTTAATCAGCGCCAAGTCAGTGTTCGGGTCGGTACCAATTACTTTAGCTTCAAACTCGCGGTGGTCGTTGGTGGTAATCTGCACTTTGCTGGCATTAGCCACTACGTGGTTGTTGGTTACAATATAACCATCAGGCGAAATGATTACACCTGAACCTGATGCACGTTGTGGTGCTTGTTGCTGTGGACGAGCACGCTGACCAAACATTTCACCAAACATCTGCTCTAACTGATCCTGGCCACTACTGCGGCCACTTTGGTTGGCGTTATAGGTAGTACGGATATAAACTACAGCCGGTGTTACTGCTGCTGCAGCTTGGGTAAAATCAAGCTCGCCGGCTGATGACATGATCTCAGGCGTACGGTTGCTGGTGAAATAAACTTTTTGGCGGTCTTCGAAAGTCATCCCTGCATTTGGATCTTTCTCAAATACTTTATAAGTACCGAGCGCCATTGCGCCGCCCAAAAAGGCGGTTAACATGGTTAAACCAATTTTTCTCATATATACTTTACTTTCTTTTTTTACTTAAATGGTTGCTAAATACTATTCAAAATTAATACCATATAGACGATGAAGGCAACCATATGGTATGTTGTTTTTTGTTAAAAAATGTTAAAGCCCAAATTATTGTATTTTTGAGGTGTTGTACCTGCTTCGGCAGGGCTAAAATGTAAAGGTCATGAAGTTGAAATTCTATAAATATCAGGGCGCCGGCAACGATTTTATTATGTTGGATAATCGCACGGCTAACATTGATCATCATAACCCGCAGTTTATCAGTAAGTTGTGCGATAGGCGCTTTGGTATTGGCGGAGACGGCTTAATGCTCTTACAAAATAAAGAAGGTTATGACTTTGAAATGATCTATTATAATGCTGATGGACAGCCCAGCAGCATGTGCGGTAACGGCGGCCGCTGCATTGTAGCTTTTGCCAGATTTTTAAAGGTAATTGACAGCGAGACTAACTTTTTGGCAGTTGATGGCCCACACCATGCCAAAATTGCTGAATCGGGTAATTGGGTAAGTTTACAGATGATTGATGTAGATACCCTGAGCCGTGATGCCGAAGCTTACGTGCTGAATACCGGTTCGCCCCATTACGTACAATTAACCACCAATTTGCAAAACAAAGATGTGTACACTGAAGGCTATGCTATTCGCAATAATGCCACGTATGCGGCTGAAGGGATTAACATAAACTTTGTAGAGCCACTGGAGGATGGTTATTTCGTACGCACCTTTGAGCGTGGTGTAGAAGACGAAACTTACGCTTGCGGTACAGGGGTAACCGCAGTGGCTTTAGCTATGGCCCGTCATAACGGGCAAACCGGCAACATCAACACACCCATTAAGGTACTAGGCGGCAACCTGAACATCCGGTTTGAAGATGATGGTACAAGGTTTAGCAACATATTTTTAGAAGGCCCGGCAGTGCAGGTGTTTGAAGGAGAAATAGAAATTTAGTTGCGTGCATATTTATTGTGCTTTGTGTTGTGAGGGTTTTTATAGCACTTTACCTATCCTCACGAAGAACTAAAGACCGAGCCATGAGTTTAACAAAAAGTATCAGAAGCAAACATGAAATTCATTGGCTATAACTCAGACATCATTAATTACCTGGTTAATGATTTAACCTTATTAAACGCTACGGTCAAGAACTTTAAAAAGCACGTGGTAGAGGGGAGCCCGGCTATCAGTATTATTTTTGAACTGGCTTATACCGAAGCTGATGTAATGCTCACGTTTAAAGATGTGCTGAAGAATGGTTTTGACAATAACCCAGCTGATGAATTATATCAGGTGGACTCCTGTAAGTTTTACCACATTGGTAACAAGGTCTATATCTCCTTAGACCCTGACGAAAGCGAAGAAGGTTACGATACCATTTCGGCCGACGATCATGATTTTATAATCAGCCAAAGTGTAGAGGGTTACATTTTTGAAGAAGAGCATGGGGATTGATTATGACCTTCATGCTGGCACAAGTATAAAAAAGATAGGTGCCAGCATGAAGGTCAAACTTAGCCTACCTGTACGCCGAGTTGTTTTAATATACCCAGTTCGTCTGAACTGCCCCAGCGCTCTACCATTTTGCCATTCTCAAAACGGCTAATCTGCATACCTCTGATCTTGATAGACTTGCCGGTAGCCGGTATGCCGTTGAAGTTGCCTTGGTGGGTTCCGGTTGCTGTGTAGGCAAAGGCTACATTATTCTCATCGGCCACCAAGTGTTCTACTTCCACTTTAAAATCCGGGAAGGCAGTTCGCATCATGGTGAAAAAATGCATGTAACCTTCCGGGCCTAATAGTTGGCCAGGTGCCGGATCGTTATCTAGAGCATTAGGTGCTACTACCTCTTTAAACAATTCAAAGTTGCCAGTATTTACCGCTTCTCCAAATTTTTGCTGAGCTTCTATATTAAGTTGTTTACTCATAATTCGTTTTTTTAATATCTGTTGCAACACATCAACCAAGAAGGGGTTTTTAAACTACTTATACTTCATAGCTTTAAAAGGAGTAAGCCGGAAGGATTTGCTGAACATTTTTTAGGTTGAATTTGAGGATACTATTTACAGCGTTCATGAACGTTCATACATTCCAAAAAATGAATACCTGTAAACCTGCATAACCAATCAAAATCTTTAACTTTGTATTATGCTGAAAAAATCAGGTATTATAGCTTTAGCACTGCTGTACTTAGTTACGGTATTGGGCTTTGCTATGGACCTGCATTTCTGCGGCAGCTATATGGCCTCCGTACATTTTGAGGCTCCTGGTAAATTACCGATAGCTAAAGCCAAATGCGGCATGAAAATGAAGTGCTGCAAAAACCAGCACCTTAATGTTAAAGTAAAAGATGCACACCAGAGTGTGTCGGCTTTGGAGTCGATTAAACTACTGGCTCTGCACTTACCCGTAGCCTTTCTGAATAGCTTTGCTCCTGCTCCGCAACCTGTTACACTGATAGCGCAGCAGCTGAGAGGCCCGCCTGATTTGCCGGTTAACCTAGTCCCCGTATTTCTTAAGAACTGCAATTTTCGTATCTGATCAAGCTTGATCGTTCCTGTTCAGGGTGGCGCTCGCTATCCTGTGTTTTTTATTCACGATTAAGTATTTGATAAACTATGAAATTGATAAAACTTTCGATAGCCTTGCTGGCTATCAGCATAAGCGCTGCTCAGGCGCAAACCGACCATACCGTACACTTGCCTACCCACCGGGTACAACACATGCATCACGATAGTACCATGATGATGCATGACACTACCCATCACCCCATGAACCACATGATGATGATGTCGAGCCAATACTCGCGCGATTTGCCTATGAACCGTGATGGTTCCGGTTCATCATGGGTACCCGATGCTACGCCTATGTATGGCTACATGATTCATGGTAAAAAGTGGATGAGCATGGTGCATGGCAACATTGTGCCGCGTTATACCAACCAGGATTTGTTTAACAAAGGCAGTCGTGGCGCTTATAAAGTAGATGCCCCAAACTGGTTTATGGCCATGACGCAGCGTAAAATAGGCGCTAACGGCTTGTTCTCGGTAAATGCTATGTTCTCGTTCGATCCGTTTTTGGTGGGTAATGGCGGTTATCCGCTGCTGTATCAAACCGGCGAATCCTACAAAGGTGTAAAGCTGGTCGACCGCCAGCACCCGCACGATTTATTTTCGGAGCTGAGCATCGCTTATGCCCATCGCATAGCTAAAAACACCGATGTATATGCTTCTGTGGGTTATCCTGGCGAACCGGCTTTAGGTCCGCCTACGTTTATGCACCGGCTTTCGGCCATGAATATTCCGGATGCTCCGTTAACACACCATTATGCAGATGCTACCCACATTACTTTTGGTGTAGCTACCTTAGGCTTTCGGTACAAGGATGTGAAAATAGAAGGCTCTACCTTCAAAGGTCGCGAACCTAACGAAGAGCGTTATGGCTTTGATAGTCCGAAGTTTGATTCCTATTCTGTACGCCTGTCTTACAATCCATCCAGAGAGTGGGCCTTGCAGGTATCTAACGGCTGGATACACAGTCCGGAAGATTTGGAGCCGCAGCAGAATGTAGATCGTTTTACGGCATCAGCTATGAACACGCATTTGCTGAAAGGTGACAACTATATATCGACTACCCTAGTATATGGCCAAAACCATTTTTCAGACAACCATAAAACCTTGCCATCGGTATTGCTGGAAAGCAACCTGCAACTGCGCAAAACTGCTATTTACGGCCGGTACGAATATGTGCAGAAGGATGCCGACGAATTGGATTTGCATGAACTATACACCAGCAACCCCAACTTTAACATTAATGCATTTACATTAGGCATTAACCAGATTTTAGCCACTGTAAAACATACCGATTTGCGTGCTGGTGTGCAGGCTACAGTTAATGCTTCACCATCTGCCTTAAAAACGTTATATGGAACTGCGCCGGTAGGTTTTGAAGTGTACCTGCGCATTAGCCCTTCTATCATGAAAATGATGGGTATGGGCGGGCAGCATAAAAAAGCCATGAAGATGGATGATATGCAGATGTAGTAATAGCATTAAGAATAAAGATTCAAGAATATAGATGTAATGCAAAAAAGCTGTTTGGATATCCCAAACAGCTTTTTTGCATTTAACAAGGTTTGAACACCTTATTAAATGCATGACATACCTAAGATACTTACAGGTGTTACATGTTTCAGTGTGTAACACCCTGTAACACTGACAAACCATTGGCAGTGGTGGCACTGTTTTGTCAGTACTTTATAGTCTTAACAGGAATGCTGTCTGACGCTAAACAACCTTTACATACATTATTTTACTTTTTTACATATCCTGCCTGGTATTGCAAAGCTTCTATCGCATTAGCCAGATAGGCAAAAGGTGCATTCCAGTTGATAGCAATTTCATTGACGGCATAAGCCCGGTCATCATCAATATAAGCTTGATTCGGGATGGTGGAAGGTACCTGGATATGA
This region includes:
- a CDS encoding HAD family hydrolase; translated protein: MSTSTNNDKYEALVKLSQDDFEAFLYDCDGTLADNMGAHKDTYIRVAAEQGIAIEGSIIDEFAGLPVTKVVEQINHRYESTFDPEEFKTAKYKLFMDQYIEQTQPIDYVVNHLKYHFGRVKIAVVSGSSREAVEKTLKVLGIDHFIQIVVCAGETPNGKPYPDPFLKAAELLGVAPEKCLVFEDGEAGVQAAKAAGMRWVRIDKL
- a CDS encoding trypsin-like peptidase domain-containing protein, with product MRKIGLTMLTAFLGGAMALGTYKVFEKDPNAGMTFEDRQKVYFTSNRTPEIMSSAGELDFTQAAAAVTPAVVYIRTTYNANQSGRSSGQDQLEQMFGEMFGQRARPQQQAPQRASGSGVIISPDGYIVTNNHVVANASKVQITTNDHREFEAKVIGTDPNTDLALIKISATNLPIVKLGNSDDVRVGEWVLAVGNPFNLTSTVTAGIVSAKGRSIGIIGSDNDDDDQNSNPFGRSRYQQQAPAPRKAIESFIQTDAAINPGNSGGALVNTKGELIGINSAIASHTGSYEGYGFAVPVNLAKKVLNDLERFGSVKRGYIGVSFQELNPDVAQQLNIKNTVGLYVNDVVAGGGAAQAGLQKADIITKVEGNTIYESSDLQERVGRLQPGDKVNLTVLRNGSERNVSVTLKGDMPVANRTAAVSKSAEELYNKLGGSFQPLSPAQKAKFHIASGVVVTQVREGGFFENADIPVGSIITNMNHSPINSTNDIDKAITSTRNGMVNISGYYPDGSKFTGSFQVE
- the dapF gene encoding diaminopimelate epimerase, with amino-acid sequence MKLKFYKYQGAGNDFIMLDNRTANIDHHNPQFISKLCDRRFGIGGDGLMLLQNKEGYDFEMIYYNADGQPSSMCGNGGRCIVAFARFLKVIDSETNFLAVDGPHHAKIAESGNWVSLQMIDVDTLSRDAEAYVLNTGSPHYVQLTTNLQNKDVYTEGYAIRNNATYAAEGININFVEPLEDGYFVRTFERGVEDETYACGTGVTAVALAMARHNGQTGNINTPIKVLGGNLNIRFEDDGTRFSNIFLEGPAVQVFEGEIEI
- a CDS encoding ester cyclase, which translates into the protein MSKQLNIEAQQKFGEAVNTGNFELFKEVVAPNALDNDPAPGQLLGPEGYMHFFTMMRTAFPDFKVEVEHLVADENNVAFAYTATGTHQGNFNGIPATGKSIKIRGMQISRFENGKMVERWGSSDELGILKQLGVQVG
- a CDS encoding HYC_CC_PP family protein, yielding MLKKSGIIALALLYLVTVLGFAMDLHFCGSYMASVHFEAPGKLPIAKAKCGMKMKCCKNQHLNVKVKDAHQSVSALESIKLLALHLPVAFLNSFAPAPQPVTLIAQQLRGPPDLPVNLVPVFLKNCNFRI